Within the Bdellovibrionota bacterium genome, the region AGTACGCTCCTCGCCAGCTCGGGGGGCGGAAGGCTCTTCATTCGGTTGCGCGAAGAACTCGGTCTTGTGTACTCCATCGAGACGTCGGTCCTACACGGTCTCGATACCGGACTTTTCGCCGTGGAGTGGAACACCGCTCCGGACCAGGCGGAGAACTCGCACGAAGAAGTCCGAAATGAGATCGCCAAGCTCAAGAAATCTCCGGTTACGGAAGAGGAGCTTCGGCGCGTGAAGAATTTCTTGATCGGAAGCTACGAAATCGACTTGCAACGGAGCGGCACACAGGCCACGCAGCTCTGCCTGGGGGAGCTCTACGGGAACGAACCTTCGTTGACCGACTACGTGCGGGGAATTTCAGCGGTGACCGCGCCCGACGTGAAGCAGGTGGCCGAGAAATACCTCGATTTCGAACGGTCGGTCTTTACGTTGCTGTCCCCGATGGTGAATTAGGCGATCTGTCACGCAAGCCGGGTTCGAAACAAAAAAGGTCGAGCTCCTGAAAAAAGATACGGGTTAACGCCCCGGCACTTCAAAATTTAATCCCTTCGCGGCCTTGGCGAGAACCTCGTCATGCGTCAAAAAAATCAGAGAAAAGCTATTTTGTTCCCGCCACATCATAGCCGAAACGAGGTGGATCGCATCCAACGTTCCCAACGCCACCGGAAAGCCGGAACCCGCACGATCAAGGATCGCATCCGAAACCTCGACAAATTCCACCGAATCGAGCGCAGAGTACAACTCTTCAAGGGATTTCAAATGTTGGTCTTCCGTCAGTAGATCATTCAACCGTAAACGGTCGAGCGTACGCAGGCACTCCGTTTTGAGCAGCTTACTTGCGACAGGGCGTTCAATTTCCGAAAATCTCGAAAACCGGTCTCTCTGGTTCAATAAAACCCGAAGCAGAACCGAGGAGTCCAGGTAAGCGATCATCGCTTGCGACGATCGTCCAAGAGAATCTCCACCACATCAAATTCTTTCTTGGGGCGGACGGAAAACGTCATACTCGCCAGGTGTTTCGGGTTCTTTCTCGGGGGCGTCGTTAAGACCGTCGAGCGGCCGCCGACGGCCGTTAAGATGGCGATTGGGACGCCCCTCTCCTGGATCTCCACCTTCTCGCCGGATTTCACCATGCGAAGATAACGGGCCAACTTTGATTTGAACTCCGTAACCGCGGCGATTCTCATTCTGACCTCTTCTGACCTATTATTGGTCTATAAAGGTCATTTGTCAATCCTTGGCTACGGCGAAGGCACGGATGCGGTCTTTCGCCTGCTTCGCGGCAAACCCGAGTAGCTAGGGCTTTTCCGGCATTCCGTTCCAAAGTACGAATCGGTCCGC harbors:
- a CDS encoding PIN domain-containing protein yields the protein MIAYLDSSVLLRVLLNQRDRFSRFSEIERPVASKLLKTECLRTLDRLRLNDLLTEDQHLKSLEELYSALDSVEFVEVSDAILDRAGSGFPVALGTLDAIHLVSAMMWREQNSFSLIFLTHDEVLAKAAKGLNFEVPGR
- a CDS encoding insulinase family protein produces the protein GVFGEISVSGAPVNIQNVVRPLEGVREIRRPIQGEKAYLQYGFRGTTQSALDRFALDIVSTLLASSGGGRLFIRLREELGLVYSIETSVLHGLDTGLFAVEWNTAPDQAENSHEEVRNEIAKLKKSPVTEEELRRVKNFLIGSYEIDLQRSGTQATQLCLGELYGNEPSLTDYVRGISAVTAPDVKQVAEKYLDFERSVFTLLSPMVN